A single Muntiacus reevesi chromosome 9, mMunRee1.1, whole genome shotgun sequence DNA region contains:
- the LOC136174946 gene encoding olfactory receptor 8U9-like, whose amino-acid sequence MIQLNCTQVTEFILVGLTDRQELKMPLFVLFLSIYLFTAAGNLGLILVIRTDSRLDTPMYFFLSNLAFVDFCYSSVITPKMLGNFLYKQNVISFNGCAAQLGCFLAFMTAECLLLASMAYDRYVAICNPLLYRVVMSPGICVQLVAAPYGYSCLVALFHTILTFRLSYCHSNVINHFYCDDMPLLRLTCSDTHSKQLWIFACAGLMFISSLLVVSVSYMYIISAILKMRSAEGRRKAFSTCGSHMLAVTIFYGTLIFMYLQPSSNHSLDTDKMASVFYTVIIPMLNPLIYSLRNKEVKDALKKVIMSGNQAFMFMKLRK is encoded by the coding sequence ATGATCCAGTTAAATTGCACCCaggtgacagaatttattcttGTGGGCCTCACAGACCGTCAGGAGTTGAAGATGCCCCTCTTTGTCCTGTTCTTATCCATCTACCTCTTCACAGCAGCAGGCAACCTGGGTCTGATCCTAGTCATCAGAACAGATTCAAGACTCGACACACCAATGTACTTCTTCCTTAGTAACTTGgcttttgttgatttctgctattCTTCTGTCATTACACCCAAAATGCTGGGGAATTTCTTGTACAAACAGAATGTCATCTCTTTCAATGGATGTGCTGCCCAGCTGGGCTGTTTCCTGGCCTTCATGACTGCCGAGTGCTTGCTGCTGGCttccatggcctatgaccggtatgtggccatctgtaaccctCTCCTCTATAGGGTCGTAATGTCCCCCGGCATCTGCGTTCAGCTTGTGGCTGCCCCCTACGGCTACAGCTGCCTGGTTGCCCTATTTCACACCATCCTCACCTTTCGCCTTTCCTACTGCCATTCCAATGTCATCAATCATTTCTATTGCGACGACATGCCTCTTCTCAGGCTCACTTGCTCAGACACTCACTCCAAGCAGCTATGGATTTTTGCCTGCGCTGGTCTCATGTTCATTTCTTCCCTTCTGGTTGTCTCTGTCTCCTACATGTACATTATTTCTGCCATCCTGAAGATGCGCTCCGCTGAAGGCAGACGCAAGGCTTTttccacctgtggctcccacatgcTGGCAGTCACCATATTCTATGGGACCCTCATCTTTATGTACTTACAGCCAAGTTCTAATCATTCCCTTGACACAGATAAGATGGCCTCTGTCTTCTATACAGTGATCATTCCCATGTTGAATCCTTTAATCTACAGCCTTAGGAATAAGGAGGTGAAAGATGCCCTGAAAAAAGTCATCATGAGTGGAAACCAGGCTTTTATGttcatgaaattaagaaaatga
- the LOC136175992 gene encoding olfactory receptor 5AL1-like produces MAESNHSAVTEFILLGLTDNPELQFIFFCVLLLIYLITALGNLSLIVLIQVSPQLHTPMYFFLCHLAFVDFYGSSTITPNTLVNTFRKIKSISLYACATQVCGFITFSVWELLMLSVMAYDRYVAICHPLLYAVLMPRKLCIQMVTSSYIYGLLLGFIQAVATFHMTFCGPNVVNQFYCDDVPLIALACSDMRVKELMLLAIAGFNVFCSLIIVLISYVFIIFAIVRMHSAVGRQKAFSTCASHLFSITMYYGTLTFMYLQPKSSHSLDKDKFASVFYTVVIPMLNPLIYSLRNREVKNALRIIIEKMYLNKK; encoded by the coding sequence atggcagaaagcaatcaCTCAGCAGTTACTGAGTTCATCCTCTTGGGCCTCACAGATAACCCAGAGcttcagttcattttcttttgtgttttattgtTGATCTACTTGATTACTGCCTTGGGTAATCTTAGTTTGATTGTGCTGATACAAGTGAGTCCTCAActtcacacacccatgtattttttcctctgtcATCTGGCTTTTGTGGATTTTTATGGTTCCTCCACCATCACACCAAACACCCTTGTAAACACTTTTCGTAAAATTAAAAGCATATCACTTTATGCATGTGCCACTCAAGTGTGTGGCTTTATCACATTTTCAGTTTGGGAATTATTAATGCTGTCTGTCATGGCTTATGATCGGTATGTGGCCATATGCCACCCTTTACTCTATGCAGTTCTCATGCCTAGgaaactctgcatccaaatggtcACTAGCTCTTATATTTATGGACTCCTGCTGGGATTCATACAAGCAGTGGCTACATTTCACATGACTTTCTGTGGCCCTAATGTGGTCAACCAGTTCTACTGTGACGATGTTCCCTTGATCGCTCTGGCCTGCTCTGACATGCGAGTCAAAGAGCTGATGTTATTAGCCATTGCAGGCTTCAACGTCTTCTGTTCCCTTATCATTGTCCTCATATCCTATGTGTTCATCATCTTTGCCATCGTAAGGATGCATTCTGCTGTAGGGAGACAGAAAGCCTTTTCTACCTGCGCCTCTCACCTGTTTTCTATTACTATGTATTATGGGACCCTCACTTTTATGTACCTGCAACCCAAGTCAAGCCACTCACTAGATAAAGACAAATTTGCCTCAGTTTTCTACACTGTGGTGATTCCTATGCTAAATCCATTGATCTACAGCTTGAGGAATCGGGAGGTAAAAAATGCTTTGAGAATAATTATTGAAAAGATgtatttgaataaaaaataa